The sequence ATGTGGCACAGCAGCGGATTGCTCCAGGCGTCCGAGAAGACGTGCCGCTGGAGGCCGGGCAGATCGGCGTGCCGCAGGCTCAGCCGCGGGTCGGCCAGTACCTCGGCGGCCACGGAGTGCCGGCCGGTGACCCAGGCCCCGGCGGCGCTCTGCCACAGCGGTGTCTCCGACTCCCGTATCCGGCGGGCCAGCACCACCGGGTCGTCGCTCTCCGCGCGCAGGGTGAGGGCGTACGGGTCGCCGCTCGTCCCGTAGATCCAGTGGAAGCCGCGGGCGGTCAGCAGGTGGCGGCCGAGTTCGCTGTCGGTCTGCTCGACCTGCCCGATCTGCTCGGATGCCGCGGGGGTCTCGGCCCCGGTCTCGGCGGTGGTCGTCTCGTCGGTGTCCGTGTGGGTCACGGCAGTCTCCTTCGGGGCGTGGCGGGCGTGGCGTGGCAGGGCGGGCGGGGTGTGTGTCAGGTGAGGGACAGGCCGCCGTCGACCGCGAGGACCACGCCGGTCGCGTAGGCGGCACGCGGGTCGGTGAGCTGGAGGGCCCACCAGGCGATGTCCTCCGGGCGGCCGACCCGGCCGGCCGGGACGACGGTGGCGATGTGCTGGAGGAAGCCCGCGTAGGCCTCCGGCGTCATGCCGGACCGTTCACCGATACCGGTGTCGATCACGCCCGGGGCGAGGCCGAGCACCCGGATGCCGCGGGGCGCGAGTTCCACCGCCCAGGTCCGGGTGAGGAAGTCGAGGCCGGCCTTGGCGGCGCCGTAGACCCCGTTCTCCGGCCAGGCACGGCGGTACAGCGCGCCGGCCGAGCCGATGTTCAGCACGGTTCCGCCGCCGTTCGCCGCGAGGGCGTCAAGGGTCTGCCGGGTGAGCAGCAACGGGGCCAGGAGGTTGGTGTCGAGCTGGTCGCGGGCCGCTTCCCGCTTGGTCTCCGCGAGGGACGCGAAGCCGCCGGAGGCCGCGTTGTTGACCAGCACGTCGATACGGCCGATCGCGTCCAGCGCCGCGTCGGTGACGGCCCGCGGGGTGTCCGGGTCGGTGAGGTCGGCGGCGAGGACGCTGATGCCGGGACGGTCCTCGGCGGTCCGGGCCAGGGTCGCGGGCGTACGGCCCACGACGAGCACCCGGTCGCCGCGGTCCGCGAAGGCGTGGGCCACGGCCCGCCCGATCCCGGTCCCGCCGCCGGTGACGATCACGCCCCGGGGCGCCGTGGAGTCCGGTGCCGCGCCGCTGTCCTGTGCCGTGTCGGCGTCCTGTGCCGGGCTCGTCCCGGGTGCCGCGCTCATGTCGGGTGTCGCGCTCATGTGCGGTGTCGCGCTCATGTCCGGGACCGTAGGCCGGGCCGCTCGATTCGCGGTCGACTCCCGCTACGGCCGGTCGTCACGGGTCACCACCCTGTCCTTGACCAGCAGTTCGCCCGCCTCGCGCACGAGGACGTCCCGGCAGACGCACACCAGGTGCAGCCGGGCGGGGCCGCCTCGCGGAACGGCGACGATCGAGACCAGGCTCTCGGCGGTCAGCGAGCCGTCGTCCGCGGGGGTGACGGTGAGCATGCCGACGTAGTGGCGGTGTGTCTCACCGGCGGACGCGAGACCGGCGGCGGCCTGCCGGGCGCCCTCGGTGAGGGCCGCACGGCCGCGTACCGGCTCCGGGAGCGAGGGCGGCTTGAAGGCGCCGTCCTCGGTGAAGGTGCCGGCCCAGGTCTCGGCCTCGCCCGAGTCCAGGTCCCGCATCTGCCGTGCGTAGAAGTGCTGCACCTCGGCGTATACGTCCGCCGGGGCCGTCGGGGCCTGTACCGCCATGCCGTGTTCCTTCCGCCGTTGCCGTGTACCGGGCGGGTGCGTTCCCGGCTTCCGGGGCTGAGGTCACGACGGTGGCAGCGGGCCCTCCAGGATCGGTCGAGCGCCGGACAGGCCCCGGCACCGGCGGGTGTTCAGCCGGGCTCCAACGCTTCTCTAGCCGTGCTGGTGAGCATGGGCGGGCCGGCTGCAGGAACGCCGGCGGAACGCTTGCGGAGACCCATCGCCGGGAGGCTCGTGTGCGCATCATCGACCTGTCCTCGCCCGTGGACGCGGCGGGTTTCGAACCCGATCCCGTGGTGCACGACGTCCTCGGCCCGAAGGAGGCCGCCACGCACATGAGCGAGGAGATGCGGGACCACTTCGGGATCGAGTTTGATCCGGCGGAACTGCCCGAGGGCGAGTTCCTCTCGCTCGACCGGCTCCAGCTGACGACCCACACCGGGACGCACATCGACGCGCCCTCGCACTACGGCACACGCGCCTCCTACCGGGACGGCCCGCCGCGGCACATCGACGAGATGCCGCTCGACTGGTTCTTCCGGCCCGCGGTGGTGCTCGACCTGAGCGACCAGGGCACCGGCGCGGTCGGCGCCGACGTGCTCCAGCGGGAGCTGGACCGCATCGGCCACACCCTTTCGCCCATGGACATCGTGCTGCTGCGGACCGGCGCCGACGCGTGGTCGGGGACGCAGAAGTACTTCACGGACTTCACCGGGCTCGACGGTTCGGCCGTGCACCTGCTGCTCGACCAGGGCGTACGGGTGATCGGCACGGACGCGTTCAGCCTGGACGCCCCGTTCGGCGACATCATCGGCCGCTACCGGGAGACGGGCGACCGCTCGGTGCTCTGGCCCGCCCACATGATCGGCCGGGACCGGGAGTACTGCCAGATAGAACGGCTCGCCGGGCTGGAGCAGTTGCCCGTCTCCCGCGGCTTCCGTCTCGCCTGCTTCCCGGTGCGGATCGCCGGCGCCGGCGCGGGCTGGGCGAGGGCGGTGGCACTGCTCGACGAGGACGAGCGAGACGAGTGAGAAGTACCGCGTAGAAGTACCGCGGCCGGGTGAACCACGCGCCCAGCAGGGCGACAACGGGAGGAGACAGACATGTACGGCCGGGAACTCGCGGACGTGTACGAGGCCATCTACCGCAGCCGGGGCAAGGACTGGGGGGAGGAGGCCGCGGACGTCTCACGGCTCATCACCGAACGCCGCCCGGGAGCCGACTCGCTGCTCGACGTCGCCTGTGGCACGGGCGCCCATCTCAGCGTGTTCAGCTCGCTGTTCGAGGTCGCCGAGGGGCTGGAGATCGCGGAGCCGATGCGCCGGCTCGCCGAGCAGCGGCTGCCCGGCACCACCGTGCACCCGGGCGACATGCGCGACTTCTCGCTCGGCCGCACCTACACCGCGGTGAGCTGCATGTTCTGCGCCATCGGATATCTGGAGACCCTCGACGACATGCGGGCCGCCGTCCGGTCGATGGCCGAGCACCTGGAGCCCGGCGGCGTCCTGGTCGTCGAACCCTGGTGGTTCCCCGAGAACTTCATCGAGGGCTATGTCGCGGGTGACCTGGCCCGTGAGGAGCACCGCACCATCGCGCGGATCTCGCACACCACCCGCAAGGGCCGGGCCACCCGTATGGAGGTCCGTTTCACCGTGGGGGACGCCACCGGCATCCAGCAGTTCACCGAGATCGACGTACTGCACCTGTTCACCAAGGAGGAGTACGTCGCCGCGTTCACCGACGCGGGCTGCTCCGTGGAATTCCTGGAGGACGGCCCCACCGGCCGCGGCCTTTTCGTCGGTGTACGCGAGAAGAACTGAGACGGCGGCCGGGTGGGCAGCGGGGTGGAATTCTCAGGGCGCCATTTCGCGGGCCACCGACATCACGTACTGGCCGTAGCCCGACTGTGACATCTTCTCGCCGAGCCGGTAGCAGCTGTCCGCGTCGATGAATCCCATCCGGAGTGCGACCTCCTCGACGCAGGCGATACGCACGCCCTGCCGTTCTTCGAGGGTCC is a genomic window of Streptomyces sp. NBC_00414 containing:
- a CDS encoding cyclase family protein — encoded protein: MRIIDLSSPVDAAGFEPDPVVHDVLGPKEAATHMSEEMRDHFGIEFDPAELPEGEFLSLDRLQLTTHTGTHIDAPSHYGTRASYRDGPPRHIDEMPLDWFFRPAVVLDLSDQGTGAVGADVLQRELDRIGHTLSPMDIVLLRTGADAWSGTQKYFTDFTGLDGSAVHLLLDQGVRVIGTDAFSLDAPFGDIIGRYRETGDRSVLWPAHMIGRDREYCQIERLAGLEQLPVSRGFRLACFPVRIAGAGAGWARAVALLDEDERDE
- a CDS encoding SDR family NAD(P)-dependent oxidoreductase, giving the protein MSATPHMSATPDMSAAPGTSPAQDADTAQDSGAAPDSTAPRGVIVTGGGTGIGRAVAHAFADRGDRVLVVGRTPATLARTAEDRPGISVLAADLTDPDTPRAVTDAALDAIGRIDVLVNNAASGGFASLAETKREAARDQLDTNLLAPLLLTRQTLDALAANGGGTVLNIGSAGALYRRAWPENGVYGAAKAGLDFLTRTWAVELAPRGIRVLGLAPGVIDTGIGERSGMTPEAYAGFLQHIATVVPAGRVGRPEDIAWWALQLTDPRAAYATGVVLAVDGGLSLT
- a CDS encoding class I SAM-dependent methyltransferase, which produces MYGRELADVYEAIYRSRGKDWGEEAADVSRLITERRPGADSLLDVACGTGAHLSVFSSLFEVAEGLEIAEPMRRLAEQRLPGTTVHPGDMRDFSLGRTYTAVSCMFCAIGYLETLDDMRAAVRSMAEHLEPGGVLVVEPWWFPENFIEGYVAGDLAREEHRTIARISHTTRKGRATRMEVRFTVGDATGIQQFTEIDVLHLFTKEEYVAAFTDAGCSVEFLEDGPTGRGLFVGVREKN
- a CDS encoding nuclear transport factor 2 family protein, with protein sequence MAVQAPTAPADVYAEVQHFYARQMRDLDSGEAETWAGTFTEDGAFKPPSLPEPVRGRAALTEGARQAAAGLASAGETHRHYVGMLTVTPADDGSLTAESLVSIVAVPRGGPARLHLVCVCRDVLVREAGELLVKDRVVTRDDRP